The following proteins come from a genomic window of Flavobacterium crocinum:
- a CDS encoding DUF6881 domain-containing protein, protein MKYYKINWTHEFIEEPFLVFIEINENGFEEKKIEFYKDSVIKIASNDFERETFLNPDKFYIEDYNYQSYKERISAVEISKIYFNMEWEKAIHMQCTNMPL, encoded by the coding sequence ATGAAATATTATAAAATAAACTGGACACATGAATTTATTGAAGAACCTTTCTTGGTTTTCATTGAAATTAACGAAAATGGTTTTGAAGAGAAAAAAATAGAGTTTTATAAAGATAGCGTAATAAAAATAGCTTCAAATGATTTTGAAAGAGAAACATTTTTAAATCCTGACAAATTTTACATTGAAGATTATAATTATCAATCATATAAAGAGAGAATCTCTGCTGTAGAAATCTCTAAAATTTATTTCAATATGGAATGGGAAAAAGCTATTCATATGCAGTGCACAAATATGCCATTGTAA